A genomic segment from Acuticoccus sediminis encodes:
- a CDS encoding xanthine dehydrogenase family protein molybdopterin-binding subunit has translation MTDGTPASGAPARGVGARLTRFEDDRYLRGRGRFVGDIKLPGMLEMAFVRAPVAHARVVAARKPAGLAFLGGDLTGCSGIRADSGLKGFRSSIQPILATDKVRHVGELVAACLAPTRAEAEDLAELVEVDYEELPAVVDMRRAADPDMPLLHDGWEENTFLETSVDIGFDDAVKGAAAVVTRTYSTARQCMSPMEGRGCIAHYDEMSGQIVLTTSTQMPHIVRTGIAECLGIDQARVRVIPPDVGGGFGYKGVLLAEEVCAAWLAMTLRRPVRWLEDRREQFSVGANCREHHYEITGYAAADGTLLGVDCDAIVDSGAYSIYPFSACLEAAQVASILPGPYRMKGYRCHTKSAATNKPPILPFRGVARTGVCYAMELIIDALAEELGMEPSAVRAKNLVPPEEMPFTNITNKYFDSGDYPEALRRAVAAIDLPAIRETQAAERAAGAPTRTGVGVSIFCEQGAHGTSVYHGWGIPMVPGYEQAMVRLTPDGGLEVRVGVQSHGQSLETTLAQIVFEEIGIDPALVKVVHGDTALTPYSTGTWGSRCAVMAGGAVGAACEKLGERIRAIAGHLLQAEPDTVTLADGYARGPSGEVSLAEVARTWYLAPQNLPADVDRGGLELTEGYRPAPDTGTFSYACHAVRLTVDLDTGAIALGDYVIVEDAGRMINPMVVDGQVLGGAAQGIGTALYEEMPFDADGQPMAATFADYHLPGAVEVPAIRIDHMETLSPLSRFGQKGIGESGAIGPPAAIANAVNDALRPFGARTASLPITPDKVLDALGHAAARKDVAA, from the coding sequence ATGACCGACGGGACACCCGCCTCCGGCGCCCCTGCGCGGGGCGTGGGGGCGCGCCTCACCCGCTTCGAGGACGATCGCTATCTGCGCGGACGCGGGCGCTTCGTCGGCGACATCAAGCTGCCGGGGATGCTGGAGATGGCCTTCGTGCGGGCGCCGGTCGCCCACGCGCGCGTCGTCGCGGCCCGCAAGCCGGCGGGGCTGGCCTTCCTGGGAGGCGACCTCACCGGCTGCTCGGGGATCCGTGCCGATTCGGGGCTCAAGGGGTTCCGGTCCTCGATCCAGCCCATCCTCGCGACCGACAAGGTCCGCCATGTCGGCGAGCTCGTCGCGGCCTGCTTGGCGCCGACCCGCGCCGAGGCGGAGGACCTCGCCGAACTGGTCGAGGTCGACTACGAGGAGCTTCCCGCGGTCGTCGACATGCGCCGGGCCGCCGATCCCGACATGCCGCTCCTGCACGACGGATGGGAGGAGAACACCTTCCTCGAAACGTCCGTCGACATCGGCTTCGACGACGCGGTGAAGGGCGCCGCCGCCGTTGTCACGCGCACCTACAGCACCGCGCGGCAGTGCATGTCGCCGATGGAGGGCCGCGGCTGCATCGCGCACTACGACGAGATGAGCGGCCAGATCGTCCTCACCACGTCGACGCAGATGCCGCACATCGTGCGCACCGGGATCGCCGAGTGCCTCGGGATCGACCAGGCGCGGGTGCGCGTCATCCCGCCGGACGTCGGCGGCGGCTTCGGCTACAAGGGCGTTCTCCTCGCCGAGGAGGTGTGCGCGGCCTGGCTCGCGATGACGCTGCGCCGCCCGGTGCGCTGGCTGGAGGACCGGCGTGAGCAGTTCTCCGTCGGCGCCAACTGCCGCGAGCATCATTACGAGATCACCGGCTACGCCGCGGCCGACGGCACGCTGCTGGGCGTGGACTGCGACGCGATCGTCGATTCGGGCGCCTACTCGATCTATCCGTTCTCGGCCTGCCTGGAAGCGGCGCAGGTGGCGAGCATCCTCCCCGGCCCCTACCGGATGAAGGGCTATCGCTGCCACACGAAGTCGGCGGCCACGAACAAGCCTCCCATCCTGCCGTTCCGCGGCGTCGCGCGTACGGGCGTCTGCTACGCGATGGAGCTTATCATCGACGCGCTCGCCGAGGAGCTCGGCATGGAACCCTCCGCGGTGCGGGCGAAGAACCTCGTCCCGCCCGAGGAGATGCCGTTCACGAACATCACGAACAAGTACTTCGACAGCGGCGACTACCCCGAGGCGCTGCGCCGCGCCGTCGCCGCCATCGACCTGCCCGCCATCCGCGAGACGCAGGCCGCCGAGCGCGCGGCGGGCGCGCCGACCCGCACCGGCGTCGGCGTCTCGATCTTCTGCGAGCAGGGGGCGCACGGCACGTCCGTCTACCACGGGTGGGGCATCCCGATGGTGCCGGGTTACGAGCAGGCGATGGTCCGCCTCACGCCCGACGGCGGGCTCGAGGTGCGCGTCGGCGTGCAGAGCCACGGCCAGAGCCTCGAGACCACGCTCGCGCAGATCGTGTTCGAGGAGATCGGCATCGACCCCGCGCTGGTGAAGGTCGTCCACGGCGACACGGCGCTGACGCCGTACTCGACCGGCACATGGGGCTCGCGCTGCGCCGTCATGGCCGGCGGCGCGGTCGGCGCGGCGTGCGAGAAGCTCGGCGAGCGCATACGGGCGATCGCCGGCCACCTCCTGCAGGCCGAGCCCGATACGGTCACGCTGGCGGACGGGTACGCGCGCGGGCCGTCGGGCGAGGTCTCCCTCGCCGAGGTCGCCCGCACCTGGTACCTCGCGCCGCAGAACCTGCCGGCCGACGTCGACCGGGGCGGGCTGGAGCTCACCGAAGGCTATCGTCCCGCGCCCGACACCGGCACATTCTCCTACGCCTGCCACGCGGTGCGGCTGACGGTGGATCTCGACACGGGCGCCATCGCGCTCGGCGACTACGTGATCGTCGAGGACGCCGGGCGGATGATCAATCCGATGGTGGTGGATGGTCAGGTGCTCGGCGGTGCGGCACAGGGTATCGGCACCGCGCTCTACGAGGAGATGCCGTTCGACGCCGACGGCCAGCCGATGGCGGCCACCTTCGCCGACTACCACCTCCCCGGCGCCGTCGAGGTGCCCGCGATCCGGATCGACCACATGGAGACGCTCTCCCCCCTCTCGCGGTTCGGCCAGAAGGGGATCGGCGAGTCCGGCGCGATCGGCCCGCCGGCGGCCATCGCCAACGCCGTCAACGACGCGCTGCGCCCGTTCGGGGCCCGCACCGCCTCGCTGCCGATCACGCCCGACAAGGTGCTCGATGCGCTGGGCCATGCGGCCGCGCGCAAGGACGTCGCCGCATGA
- a CDS encoding GntR family transcriptional regulator, translating to MAAAIRRRIDEATWRPGEKIPPLPVLQDEFAVARVTIRQAVEMLEGEGLLRRVQGAGTFVAASLPDKRFLKLDLDWSRIPSEIGASVPHFLSIEHDVVPPERVLRGLVPAGAYRFFESRQAREGAPFSYARAYVVEDVAARAPERFAREPALYVIATLPELAIGSARQSFVIGAADEAIAGHLMTGIGSPTAEAHITIADPDGRLLYVADVVYRGDCVRLDVDLLR from the coding sequence GTGGCGGCGGCGATCCGGCGACGGATCGACGAGGCAACGTGGCGGCCGGGCGAGAAGATTCCGCCACTGCCGGTGCTGCAGGACGAGTTCGCGGTCGCCCGCGTCACGATCCGCCAGGCGGTCGAGATGCTGGAGGGGGAGGGGCTTCTGCGCCGGGTGCAGGGGGCCGGCACGTTCGTCGCCGCCTCGCTGCCGGACAAGCGCTTCCTCAAGCTCGACCTCGACTGGTCCCGGATTCCGTCCGAGATCGGCGCCAGTGTGCCGCATTTCCTGTCGATCGAGCACGACGTGGTCCCGCCCGAGCGCGTCCTGCGCGGCCTCGTGCCCGCGGGAGCCTACCGCTTCTTCGAAAGCCGGCAGGCGCGCGAGGGGGCGCCGTTCTCCTACGCGCGGGCCTACGTGGTGGAGGACGTGGCCGCGCGGGCGCCCGAGCGTTTCGCCCGCGAGCCCGCCCTCTACGTGATCGCGACCCTGCCGGAGCTCGCCATCGGCTCGGCGCGGCAGTCCTTCGTCATCGGCGCGGCGGACGAGGCGATCGCCGGGCACCTCATGACGGGGATCGGCTCGCCGACGGCGGAGGCCCACATCACCATAGCGGACCCGGACGGGCGCCTCCTCTACGTGGCCGACGTCGTCTACCGCGGGGACTGTGTCCGGCTCGACGTCGATCTGCTGCGCTAG
- a CDS encoding FAD binding domain-containing protein translates to MKAAAYDLATPADLAGALAALGGEARPVTGAQSLGPMLNLRLARPAALVDLARVPELRTADDAGDHVRYGAAVTHAEIEDGEVPDATPGWMARIARGIAYRAVRNRGTVGGSLAHADPAADWLVTLTALGGSVVLSGAGGERTVPLDGFATAPFTTVLEPGEIISAVIVPKPRPGARWGYFKAQRKAGDFAKASAALLVDGEAGVTRLVVGAIERPPLVVPDPASLLEGRVTPADALAALLPDREPLSLRLHAAAIARAIAAATHTAASAEPSPAR, encoded by the coding sequence ATGAAGGCCGCAGCCTACGACCTCGCCACGCCCGCAGACCTCGCCGGCGCCCTAGCCGCGCTCGGCGGCGAGGCGCGGCCCGTCACCGGCGCGCAGTCCCTCGGCCCGATGCTGAACCTGCGCCTGGCGCGACCGGCGGCGCTCGTCGACCTCGCGCGGGTGCCCGAGCTCCGGACCGCCGACGACGCCGGGGACCACGTGCGCTACGGCGCCGCCGTCACGCACGCCGAGATCGAGGACGGCGAGGTGCCGGACGCGACGCCGGGCTGGATGGCCCGCATCGCGCGTGGGATCGCCTATCGCGCCGTGCGCAATCGCGGCACCGTCGGCGGGAGCCTCGCCCACGCCGATCCGGCGGCCGACTGGCTCGTCACGCTGACCGCGCTCGGCGGCTCGGTCGTGCTCTCCGGGGCGGGGGGCGAACGGACCGTGCCGCTGGACGGGTTCGCGACGGCCCCCTTCACGACGGTGCTGGAGCCGGGGGAGATCATCTCGGCGGTCATCGTGCCGAAGCCGCGGCCGGGCGCCCGCTGGGGGTACTTCAAGGCGCAGCGCAAGGCCGGTGACTTCGCCAAGGCGAGCGCCGCGCTGCTGGTCGACGGGGAGGCGGGGGTGACCCGCCTCGTCGTCGGGGCCATCGAGCGGCCGCCGCTGGTCGTTCCCGACCCGGCCTCCCTCCTCGAAGGCCGCGTGACGCCGGCCGACGCGCTGGCCGCGCTGCTGCCGGACCGCGAGCCTCTCTCGCTGCGGCTTCACGCCGCCGCCATCGCGCGCGCCATCGCCGCCGCCACCCACACGGCGGCGTCCGCCGAACCGAGCCCTGCCCGATGA
- a CDS encoding Rieske (2Fe-2S) protein translates to MATVGDTPGPSIQRIKIDGYDLVLVRTDGGVHAAQGSCPHERADLGKARLEGCRLVCPRHLASFDLRTGAPSRGWKVADLKLYPARIAGERVEIDLAAVRRNPPMGQKAVWDFTGGAG, encoded by the coding sequence GTGGCGACTGTCGGCGACACCCCCGGCCCGTCCATCCAGCGCATCAAGATCGACGGCTACGACCTCGTGCTCGTCCGGACGGACGGCGGTGTCCACGCCGCCCAGGGCTCCTGCCCGCACGAACGGGCGGACCTCGGCAAGGCGCGGCTGGAAGGCTGCCGCCTCGTCTGCCCCCGCCACCTCGCGAGCTTCGACCTTCGAACCGGCGCGCCGTCGCGGGGCTGGAAGGTGGCGGACCTGAAGCTCTACCCCGCGCGCATCGCCGGCGAGCGGGTCGAGATCGACCTCGCCGCGGTGCGGCGCAATCCGCCGATGGGGCAGAAGGCGGTTTGGGATTTCACCGGGGGTGCCGGCTGA
- a CDS encoding DUF1116 domain-containing protein has translation MWPRLLRVESLRDFANLPERTLLHAGPPFAAPEHAPAPILQSAALVAVAERMAADVASARAALVAGDIALAPAQDYGVVVPLAFIAGPSVPGLVVGDAGAGGDAVERFSPLNDGPPPAALRFGTGSADGLSHLAAMGDVVAPALRSALAAPIDVVPLMAAGLAGGDDLHGRVASAQSAMREALPPLGAEAEVYLDAAGQFVLNLLMAAAAVILARAGEQGGADMVIAAGGNGVDFGYKTAAAPDRWVTRPATIPEGPRFGPDKHETLPAIGDSAVLDVAGFGAAALRFSPELVTAYRGLADPAYETASAHAPFRFAHPDLPFEGLALGLDLARIADAPVLGVQLAALDAHGEKGIIGRGIAPWPRG, from the coding sequence GTGTGGCCGCGTCTTCTGCGCGTCGAGTCGCTGCGCGACTTTGCAAACCTTCCCGAACGCACGCTGCTGCATGCCGGCCCGCCCTTCGCCGCGCCGGAACACGCGCCCGCGCCCATCCTGCAGTCGGCCGCTCTCGTGGCGGTGGCGGAGAGGATGGCGGCGGACGTCGCCTCCGCCCGCGCGGCGCTGGTAGCGGGTGACATCGCTCTCGCCCCGGCGCAGGACTACGGCGTGGTCGTCCCGCTCGCCTTCATCGCCGGGCCGTCCGTTCCGGGCCTCGTCGTGGGGGACGCGGGCGCCGGCGGGGATGCCGTCGAGCGCTTCTCGCCGCTCAACGACGGGCCGCCCCCCGCGGCGCTTCGCTTCGGGACCGGCTCCGCAGACGGCCTCTCCCACCTCGCGGCGATGGGTGACGTCGTGGCGCCCGCGCTGAGATCCGCCCTCGCGGCGCCGATCGACGTCGTGCCGCTGATGGCGGCCGGCCTCGCGGGCGGCGACGACCTCCACGGCCGCGTCGCGTCGGCCCAGTCCGCCATGCGCGAGGCGCTGCCACCCCTCGGGGCCGAGGCGGAAGTCTATCTCGACGCGGCGGGGCAGTTCGTCCTCAACCTCCTGATGGCGGCCGCCGCGGTGATTCTCGCGCGGGCCGGGGAGCAGGGCGGGGCCGACATGGTGATCGCCGCCGGCGGCAACGGCGTCGACTTCGGCTACAAGACCGCCGCCGCACCGGACCGCTGGGTGACCCGGCCCGCCACGATCCCGGAAGGGCCGCGCTTCGGGCCGGACAAGCATGAGACGCTGCCGGCGATCGGCGACAGCGCCGTGCTGGACGTGGCCGGCTTCGGGGCGGCGGCGCTGCGCTTCTCGCCCGAGCTGGTCACCGCCTACCGCGGCCTCGCCGATCCGGCCTACGAGACCGCCAGCGCCCACGCTCCCTTCCGCTTCGCGCACCCGGACCTGCCGTTCGAAGGACTGGCGCTGGGGCTCGACCTGGCGCGAATCGCGGACGCACCCGTGCTCGGCGTCCAGCTCGCGGCGCTCGACGCGCACGGCGAGAAGGGCATCATCGGGCGCGGGATCGCGCCGTGGCCGCGCGGTTGA
- a CDS encoding MarR family winged helix-turn-helix transcriptional regulator has translation MSQRIEAAVEAAGAPDPGVCGPERNAIPATAATTAIAERPGFLIRRLHQIHVAIFAEECHGEVITPVQYSVMSAVAECKDADQTVLAHAVGLDRTNMAAVLDRLAKRGLIRRRVAPRDRRMKLASVTPAGEALMKRVAEAVDRAHARTVEALPEDERAAFIAALKTLVRANNALGRAPLKMG, from the coding sequence TTGAGCCAGCGCATTGAAGCGGCGGTGGAGGCCGCCGGGGCACCGGATCCCGGCGTTTGCGGGCCTGAGCGCAACGCGATTCCGGCGACGGCGGCGACAACCGCGATCGCCGAGCGGCCGGGCTTCCTGATCCGCCGCCTCCACCAGATCCACGTCGCGATCTTCGCCGAGGAGTGCCACGGCGAGGTGATCACGCCGGTGCAGTATTCGGTCATGTCGGCCGTGGCCGAATGCAAGGATGCGGACCAGACGGTGCTGGCCCACGCCGTGGGCCTCGACCGCACCAACATGGCCGCCGTTCTCGACCGCCTCGCCAAGCGCGGCCTGATCCGCCGCCGCGTGGCGCCGCGCGACCGGCGCATGAAGCTCGCCAGCGTCACGCCCGCGGGGGAGGCGCTGATGAAGCGCGTCGCCGAGGCGGTGGACCGGGCTCATGCGCGCACCGTCGAGGCGCTGCCGGAGGATGAGCGCGCGGCCTTCATCGCCGCGCTCAAGACGCTGGTGCGGGCCAACAACGCGCTCGGCCGCGCGCCGCTGAAGATGGGCTGA
- a CDS encoding amidohydrolase/deacetylase family metallohydrolase, whose amino-acid sequence MSDASQYDTILKGGTVIDPAAERNGLFDVAVKDGRIAAIEPDLPASAAKDVIDVTGKIVLPGMIDTHAHVYEHVTGKFGLNPDLVGVQSAVTTLVDQGGPSCMTIGGFRNHTAKLAKTRLYCFISCYLVGGLEGHLYPDLYGPNGVNAEHTIRVAKENLDMVRGIKAHAEIGGQSRWGLEVIKVGKQIAREVGVPLYIHLGQLWSTAEEGPVPDADELIRELVPIMDEGDVLAHPFTRHPGGFVSEEGEVHPIVFEAVKRGVRVDVGHGSHFSFAVAKKVIDSGVKPFTLGADLHGYNVRVPQPGMGQEEREENPFFGIAPFNLTVAMTELMMLGMTLEEVVATVTKNPAIMIGKEDEHGTLAVGREADVSVIEILDGRFKLFDNSGVEAISDKLVRPVMCLKGGERFDAKSPLIPDAVAA is encoded by the coding sequence ATGAGCGACGCCAGCCAGTACGACACCATCCTCAAGGGGGGCACGGTCATCGACCCGGCGGCCGAGCGCAACGGACTCTTCGACGTCGCGGTCAAGGACGGCCGCATCGCCGCCATCGAGCCGGATCTTCCCGCCAGCGCCGCGAAGGACGTGATCGACGTGACCGGCAAGATCGTCCTGCCGGGCATGATCGACACCCACGCCCATGTCTACGAGCACGTGACCGGCAAGTTCGGCCTCAACCCGGATCTCGTGGGCGTGCAGTCGGCGGTCACCACCCTCGTCGACCAGGGCGGGCCGAGCTGCATGACCATCGGCGGCTTCCGCAACCACACCGCCAAGCTGGCGAAGACGCGCCTCTACTGCTTCATCTCGTGCTACCTCGTTGGCGGGCTCGAGGGGCACCTCTACCCCGACCTCTACGGCCCCAACGGCGTCAACGCCGAGCACACCATCCGTGTCGCCAAGGAAAACCTCGACATGGTGCGCGGCATCAAGGCCCACGCCGAGATCGGCGGCCAGTCGCGCTGGGGCCTCGAGGTCATCAAGGTCGGCAAGCAGATCGCGCGCGAGGTGGGCGTGCCGCTCTACATCCACCTCGGCCAGCTCTGGTCCACCGCCGAGGAAGGCCCGGTGCCGGACGCGGACGAGCTGATCCGCGAGCTCGTCCCCATCATGGACGAGGGCGACGTGCTGGCCCACCCGTTCACCCGCCATCCGGGCGGCTTCGTCTCCGAGGAGGGGGAGGTGCACCCGATCGTGTTCGAGGCGGTCAAGCGCGGCGTGCGCGTGGACGTCGGGCATGGTTCGCACTTCTCGTTCGCGGTCGCAAAGAAGGTGATCGACTCGGGCGTGAAGCCCTTCACCCTCGGCGCCGACCTTCACGGCTACAACGTGCGCGTTCCGCAGCCCGGCATGGGCCAGGAGGAGCGTGAGGAGAACCCGTTCTTCGGCATCGCCCCCTTCAACCTCACCGTCGCGATGACCGAGCTGATGATGCTCGGCATGACGCTGGAAGAGGTCGTCGCGACGGTCACGAAGAACCCCGCCATCATGATCGGCAAGGAAGACGAGCACGGCACCCTCGCGGTCGGGCGCGAGGCGGACGTCAGCGTCATCGAGATCCTCGACGGCCGCTTCAAGCTGTTCGACAACTCGGGCGTCGAGGCGATCTCGGACAAGCTCGTGCGCCCCGTGATGTGCCTCAAGGGCGGCGAGCGCTTCGACGCGAAGTCCCCGCTGATCCCTGACGCAGTCGCGGCGTAA
- a CDS encoding amino acid ABC transporter substrate-binding protein, whose amino-acid sequence MKLSPTIAGLLSGAALALAATGGALAQDGEPIKIGAPLALTGGLADEGQKQRLVYEMWAEKVNAAGGIEVDGVKHPVEFIEYDYQTDGPRAGQLAERVINEGAQIIMAPFGSGHSKITATVGQRYQIPVVACVASSESVYDQGNPYLFGTLSPNSNMTKAMVAYLKEKVPGLSTVAIYGKDDVFPKSMASATAAAAEDGGLKVVYNELYPAGAIDHSSAISSIKSQNPDWVYVTGYTQDLILARRQLANLGVEPKVLTMVTGPAYVEFTEGLGELADGVTSQTWWHHTVAYEGVGVWPTTASFYEDFKEASGGQDPDYVHGSCAGALVMLEDVFKRAGSLEGPALRDALAATDIQTFYGPIDFGENGMNQARDLPIIQVQDEDIKVLYPESIATADLELMGD is encoded by the coding sequence GTGAAACTGTCTCCCACCATCGCCGGTCTTCTGAGCGGCGCGGCGCTCGCGCTGGCGGCGACGGGGGGCGCTCTGGCTCAGGATGGCGAGCCCATCAAGATCGGCGCCCCGCTCGCCCTCACCGGCGGCCTCGCCGACGAAGGCCAGAAGCAGCGCCTCGTCTACGAGATGTGGGCCGAGAAGGTGAACGCCGCGGGCGGCATCGAGGTGGACGGCGTCAAGCACCCGGTCGAATTCATCGAGTACGATTACCAGACCGACGGGCCGCGCGCCGGCCAGCTCGCCGAGCGCGTGATCAACGAGGGCGCGCAGATCATCATGGCGCCGTTCGGTTCGGGCCACTCGAAGATCACCGCCACGGTCGGCCAGCGCTACCAGATCCCGGTCGTCGCCTGCGTGGCGTCGTCCGAATCGGTCTACGACCAGGGCAACCCGTACCTCTTCGGCACGCTGTCGCCCAACTCCAACATGACGAAGGCGATGGTCGCCTACCTGAAGGAGAAGGTGCCGGGCCTGTCGACCGTCGCGATCTACGGCAAGGACGACGTCTTCCCGAAGTCGATGGCGAGCGCCACGGCCGCCGCGGCTGAAGATGGCGGCCTCAAGGTTGTCTACAACGAGCTCTATCCGGCCGGCGCGATCGACCATTCGTCCGCCATCTCGTCCATCAAGTCGCAGAACCCGGACTGGGTGTACGTCACCGGCTACACGCAGGACCTGATCCTCGCCCGGCGCCAGCTCGCCAACCTCGGCGTCGAGCCGAAGGTCCTCACCATGGTCACCGGCCCGGCCTACGTCGAGTTCACCGAAGGCCTCGGCGAGCTCGCCGACGGCGTGACCAGCCAGACGTGGTGGCACCACACCGTCGCCTACGAGGGTGTCGGCGTCTGGCCGACGACCGCCTCCTTCTACGAGGACTTCAAGGAGGCCTCCGGCGGGCAGGACCCGGACTACGTCCACGGCTCGTGCGCGGGCGCCCTCGTCATGCTGGAGGACGTCTTCAAGCGTGCCGGATCGCTCGAGGGCCCGGCGCTGCGCGACGCGCTCGCGGCGACCGACATCCAGACCTTCTACGGTCCGATCGACTTCGGCGAGAACGGCATGAACCAGGCTCGCGACCTGCCGATCATCCAGGTTCAGGACGAGGACATCAAGGTTCTCTACCCCGAATCCATCGCCACCGCCGATCTGGAGCTGATGGGCGACTGA
- a CDS encoding 2Fe-2S iron-sulfur cluster-binding protein: MTTIALTLNGRAAEADVSPRTHLADFVREAEGLTGTHLGCEHGVCGACTLYVDGRPVRSCLTSAASCDATDVRTIEGFDDDPLMARLRAAFSAHHALQCGFCTPGMLATAYDIVRRLPDADATRIREELAGNLCRCTGYRGIVEAIEAVIAEGPHMAAVMPLPRRVPQARAVPLAGAAPAVRDAPAASPDNAPHADAVLPEHIRGGETLRREIPLDHPPEAVWRRLTVIEDVVACLPGARIETREGDRFAGAFTLSIGPMRPTFRGTAAVSYDEAAHSGEVRGAGGDPKSGSRGEGIMRFTVVPRGDGASTMDVAITYRISGPLARFGRPAALAGVVDALLARFAENFTAMIEGRDEDVRSDASAFALFVAMVRRWVSGARGG; the protein is encoded by the coding sequence ATGACCACGATTGCCCTGACCCTCAACGGCCGTGCGGCGGAAGCCGACGTCAGCCCGCGCACCCACCTTGCCGACTTCGTGCGCGAGGCGGAGGGCCTGACCGGGACGCACCTCGGCTGCGAGCACGGCGTGTGCGGCGCGTGCACGCTCTACGTCGACGGCCGCCCGGTGCGCAGCTGCCTCACCTCCGCCGCGAGCTGCGACGCGACCGACGTGCGGACGATCGAAGGTTTTGACGACGACCCGCTGATGGCCCGTCTGCGCGCCGCATTCTCGGCCCATCACGCCCTGCAGTGCGGCTTCTGCACGCCGGGCATGCTGGCGACGGCCTACGACATCGTGCGCCGCCTGCCCGATGCCGACGCCACCCGCATCCGCGAGGAGCTTGCCGGCAACCTGTGCCGCTGCACCGGCTATCGGGGCATCGTGGAGGCGATCGAGGCCGTCATCGCGGAAGGGCCGCACATGGCCGCCGTGATGCCGCTGCCCCGGCGGGTGCCGCAGGCACGGGCGGTCCCGCTCGCGGGCGCCGCGCCGGCGGTCAGGGACGCGCCGGCCGCCTCGCCGGACAATGCGCCGCACGCGGACGCCGTGCTGCCGGAGCACATTCGCGGCGGCGAGACGCTGCGGCGCGAGATCCCGCTCGACCATCCGCCGGAGGCGGTGTGGCGCCGGCTCACCGTGATCGAGGACGTGGTCGCCTGCCTTCCGGGCGCGCGCATCGAAACGCGCGAGGGCGATCGCTTCGCGGGTGCCTTCACCCTCTCGATCGGGCCGATGCGACCGACCTTCCGTGGCACCGCCGCGGTGTCCTACGATGAGGCCGCGCACAGTGGCGAGGTCCGCGGTGCGGGCGGCGACCCGAAGAGCGGCAGCCGGGGCGAGGGCATCATGCGGTTCACGGTCGTCCCGCGCGGTGACGGGGCCTCCACGATGGACGTGGCGATCACGTACCGGATCAGCGGTCCGCTGGCGCGATTTGGCCGGCCCGCTGCGCTTGCGGGAGTGGTCGACGCACTGCTCGCCCGGTTCGCGGAGAATTTCACCGCGATGATCGAGGGCCGCGACGAGGACGTGCGCTCCGACGCGAGCGCGTTCGCGCTGTTCGTGGCAATGGTTCGGCGCTGGGTGTCGGGCGCGCGGGGAGGGTGA
- a CDS encoding branched-chain amino acid ABC transporter permease, with amino-acid sequence MDVGQIIANGLVLGALYACLAVGFSLVWGVLNVINMLHGSFVILGGYLTFFAAQVIGIHPLAALVPVALILFVLGYALQATFINKVVAAPVLVTLTLTFGLDMILYNVMTVYFSATPRQLTLGLGSVEFWGIFLPVERLIGMGLALALTAILFVTMRTSSIGRAIVAVRMDRFAAALMGIKVNRIYAITFGIGALMAGAAGSVFAMVFPVTTNLSGVFLGKAFVVCVIGGLGSVPGALVGGLALGLVEAFAGVLLGPQNALTAGFVLMLLLLLVRPTGILGVKGYE; translated from the coding sequence ATGGACGTCGGGCAGATCATTGCCAACGGCCTGGTGCTCGGCGCGCTCTACGCGTGCCTGGCGGTGGGCTTCTCACTCGTTTGGGGCGTTCTCAACGTCATCAACATGCTGCACGGGTCATTCGTGATCCTCGGCGGCTATCTCACCTTCTTCGCCGCGCAGGTGATCGGCATCCACCCGCTCGCGGCGCTGGTGCCGGTGGCGCTGATCCTCTTCGTCCTCGGCTACGCCCTGCAGGCGACCTTCATCAACAAGGTGGTCGCCGCGCCCGTCCTCGTCACGCTCACGCTGACGTTCGGGCTGGACATGATCCTCTACAACGTCATGACCGTCTATTTCTCCGCGACGCCGCGCCAGCTCACGCTCGGCCTCGGCAGCGTGGAGTTCTGGGGCATCTTCCTGCCGGTCGAGCGGCTCATCGGCATGGGCCTCGCGCTCGCATTGACGGCGATCCTTTTCGTGACGATGCGTACCTCCTCCATCGGCCGCGCCATCGTCGCGGTGCGGATGGACCGCTTCGCCGCCGCGCTGATGGGCATCAAGGTCAACCGCATCTACGCGATCACCTTCGGCATCGGCGCGCTCATGGCGGGCGCCGCGGGCTCGGTCTTCGCCATGGTCTTCCCCGTCACCACCAACCTTTCGGGCGTCTTCCTCGGCAAGGCGTTCGTGGTGTGCGTGATCGGCGGACTCGGGTCGGTGCCGGGCGCGCTGGTCGGCGGCCTCGCCCTCGGCCTCGTCGAGGCGTTCGCGGGCGTCCTCCTCGGCCCGCAGAACGCGCTGACGGCCGGCTTCGTCCTGATGCTGCTCCTGCTTCTCGTCCGTCCGACCGGCATCCTCGGCGTGAAGGGGTACGAGTAA